Genomic segment of Arachis hypogaea cultivar Tifrunner chromosome 16, arahy.Tifrunner.gnm2.J5K5, whole genome shotgun sequence:
aaaaaatttagaatcaataataatttaactaaagatatttgatattaggggtattttagtaaattaaaaaaaaactagaatcaataataatttaactaaagatatttgttattaggggtattttaataaatttataaaattttagaatcaataataattctaaCTAAAGATGtttgttattaggggtattttagtaaatttaaaaaaatagagtcaataataatttaactaaagatatttgatattaggagtattttagtaaatttaaaaaattagaatcaataataattttaattaaaaatatttgttattagagagtattttagtaaatttaaaaaaatttagagtcaattgtaattttaactaaatatttattattaggggtattttaataaatttattattagaaatattttgtaaattaaaaaaaatcaatataaaaatataacatttaattaggtttatatttaatttttagtcattaatattttaatttaaataattaagagtaattttgatatattacatAATATGACCAAGATATTTAAActcaaccaaacaaaaatttaGGAGTGAATACCCCATCCGACCCgaacaattatctcgaaaggacaacgaggcccccaagaaaaagaaacacccaatccggcccctgataattttttttgggactgattatacataatataatattccAATGCATCAAGTTTTATAAACAAACATAGGAATCTTATATTCCAAGTAATTTTATTCCTAGGCATTATATTCCTAGGAATAATATTCTTGggaataaaatttaatctttgaaCCACACACACCTTGAAACAAATAACCTTTTCCCAGCTGCGCTCCTTCCTTGTCCTGTGGAAATTGATCCAACAGAATTGGATTGAACTGGGCCCTTCACACTGCCTGATGAGAACATGGAATCACTATAGTGGTTTGTAACACCTGAAGGTTTTGTTACATTGTTAACCTGAGATATTTGCATGCCTCCTTCCCACTTTGGAGATGGGGTCCCAGCTTTTAGACTATGGAGATTCAATGGGACAGAACCATAATGTGAAGGTAGGGATccatgattttgaacagagaatGGATATGCAGAAGAACCTTTCTCGAGTCCAAACACTTCATCAACAAGTGATGAAAAACCTGAAGGATGACCTTTTGCATTCTGTATGGAACTCTCAAGTCGAATATCAGTGAGAAACTCACGTACAGATTCTTGATTTGGACAAGCAGCATTGGGCAAAAGAGAGTGTAATTTTCCCCAGTCAACCAGGCTTAAATTCATTTCATCTTCAAGTGCCTGCAGCTGTCCTATATCAATTCTTTTGACCCGCAGCACCTGATTAAGGACACCAAATAAAGTATCTTTTCCAGAAGAATCTGGCTGAGTCTCTAACAGCTTAAACAAAGGTTTAAAATCCTTATCAAGTTCCATCATCAGGAAACAAGAGCTCCCACAGTCTGGAAACGCCATAATTAGCATTGCTGAACCGTTCAAAATGTTTTTGGGTACTTTAACTGTACTGAATCCATGCTCGAATACCTACAAGAATGCCCAATAAGCGAGTGGTCTTAGGTAAGTCATTTCTGAATAACCAACTTAAATTCAGTCCAAAATAGTTTGGgaatttgtctttttcttttaacAATAAAAGGAATGAAAACAGGGAAATATACCTCTAGCCCTAAGACTCTTCCGATAGATGCAAACAAGTGCAATAAACTTTTGCTTCTCAAGCTTACAAATACATCAGCTGCAGTCATAGATCCCTGATTCAAAGCTTCTTCACATTCTAACAATGCTGAAGAAGCAACTATGTTTTGCGATGATTGAAGGAGGAAACGGCCATTTCTGAATAACATAACAGGGACATAAATTTGAGAAACTAAACTCAAATGCCTAAGATATTAGGAAAAAGCATCTTAGAAAAGTAAGGTACCTGATATTAACTCCAAGAGTAAAAAAACATGAGGCATAGGCACGCACACGCAACACCTCATACCCTTCAGATTCCTTGCTGAAGCATTTATCATCCTTCTACAGACAAAAGCAGCttcatcttttaaaatttaatgaaTGGTTGAATTGGAAAGAGGTAGGATATAATATTACAAGATTTGTAAAAGGGTATCACAAATTCAGCCACAAATTGTATCATAGCTTGCAAAATTTAAAGGCCAACTGTGTTTACTGGAAAATTAACTACATGTCAAAAGTGTTCAGCAGCAAGTATTTACCAAGCAGCGGAAAttccacacacacacatacatacacATACATACATAACAAACAGAAGATATCAGAATCTAGCTACAGATAGTCCATGCAAGAATGATGAGAAGTACTTATGGTGCAAAATACGAAAATAGTCAAATATCCATAATTCACGATATAGTTCTCGAAAGTTACAAGAATGTTAACAAAGGAAAAACCCCAAATTGGGGTGATACACTGATACCAAACAAGAAGCATCAAACCACATATGCCAAAacccaaaagaaacaaaaaaaaaaaattgcctgATGTAGCATATCAAATTGATACTCCAAATGTTCCCTAACAAATGTACACTAACCTGTTTATATTCAACATCAGGTCCACCCAAGTGAGACTGGAGTACAACATCATCTGCTGCTCGACAGACTTGGTTATTTTTTCCCAGTTCTCTTTTAATTTCCAGTAGACTAGTACACGGGTTGCAGCTAATAGCTCTTAACAGCAACCTCTCAACATCAATACAACTTTGGTCCAAGAAAAACTCTGCCTCTTTCCTGTTAGTGGATCTATGACAAAATTGCTGTGTATGCATTTTATCTGAAGATCTGGCCCAGGCTCAATTTTTTATGAATGGGCATGCACCTGAGTCAGACATGCAGCATTTTATCGAACTCCAGCCAGTATGTGATTTTTAAACCAGCAGTTCGAGGACCGGATGAATCAGATTCCCATGACCCATTCCACCCTCGGATATGAGCTCAAATCGAATTGCATCTTTCCATCTTCCCTGTCGAAGAGCTTGCACTTGCCTGATGACAGTATCCATGACAAGTGAAACACATAGATCGTGAAGAACGAGTACAATATTGAAAATGGATTTTCTGCCGCAGCCATTCGTCTCTCTAGATCATCCCCGAGAACATGGCGCCGCATTAATTTCAGTTTGATAGGTTTATTCTTCTCACCAACAAGCAGCTCCAAATGTAATATCCTCCACATGACAAGTGTTCCTGTAACCAAGAGTCACTAAAACCTTAAACTCTCTATCCACCTTAATCAATGCCGTATCATAGAAATTTCGAACGCACAAACTCAGGCTTTTGCTGTTCTTCATTCAAGGTATACTTACTGAGTACCAACATCCTCTATACATTTAGGCAACCGCTGGTAACTCCCCGTTAAGAGAATGTCAATGGCAGAGGGCACATCATAAACCGGAG
This window contains:
- the LOC112758279 gene encoding mediator of RNA polymerase II transcription subunit 14 isoform X1, translating into MHTQQFCHRSTNRKEAEFFLDQSCIDVERLLLRAISCNPCTSLLEIKRELGKNNQVCRAADDVVLQSHLGGPDVEYKQKDDKCFSKESEGYEVLRVRAYASCFFTLGVNIRNGRFLLQSSQNIVASSALLECEEALNQGSMTAADVFVSLRSKSLLHLFASIGRVLGLEVFEHGFSTVKVPKNILNGSAMLIMAFPDCGSSCFLMMELDKDFKPLFKLLETQPDSSGKDTLFGVLNQVLRVKRIDIGQLQALEDEMNLSLVDWGKLHSLLPNAACPNQESVREFLTDIRLESSIQNAKGHPSGFSSLVDEVFGLEKGSSAYPFSVQNHGSLPSHYGSVPLNLHSLKAGTPSPKWEGGMQISQVNNVTKPSGVTNHYSDSMFSSGSVKGPVQSNSVGSISTGQGRSAAGKRLFVSRCVWFKD
- the LOC112758279 gene encoding mediator of RNA polymerase II transcription subunit 14 isoform X2, whose amino-acid sequence is MHTQQFCHRSTNRKEAEFFLDQSCIDVERLLLRAISCNPCTSLLEIKRELGKNNQVCRAADDVVLQSHLGGPDVEYKQDDKCFSKESEGYEVLRVRAYASCFFTLGVNIRNGRFLLQSSQNIVASSALLECEEALNQGSMTAADVFVSLRSKSLLHLFASIGRVLGLEVFEHGFSTVKVPKNILNGSAMLIMAFPDCGSSCFLMMELDKDFKPLFKLLETQPDSSGKDTLFGVLNQVLRVKRIDIGQLQALEDEMNLSLVDWGKLHSLLPNAACPNQESVREFLTDIRLESSIQNAKGHPSGFSSLVDEVFGLEKGSSAYPFSVQNHGSLPSHYGSVPLNLHSLKAGTPSPKWEGGMQISQVNNVTKPSGVTNHYSDSMFSSGSVKGPVQSNSVGSISTGQGRSAAGKRLFVSRCVWFKD